Sequence from the Plasmodium yoelii strain 17X genome assembly, chromosome: 10 genome:
attaatatgaaatagatggttaatatgaaataggtggttaatatgaaataggtgattaatatgaaataggtgattaatatgaaataggtgataatatttgtttgataaagtataatatatagatttaaaatgattaaaataatatattagatatataaatattggttatatatgacaattgtctattatataaaacttgttaatgAGGGggtatattgaattatggagattataatatacaatgGATTTGTTTGTTCGatgaaaaattttatttagtaaaagttattttgatttaaattatattacggGAATATATGTTGTAATAATAGGATTATATGTGAGGGTGGGTATGAATTATAAGATGATTCATTTGTAACAATTGtctacaatataatataccttcatattaatatgtgtgtttttaagattaattaaacagatcactaatatataataggtagTGATAAAATATCGACCGAAGTCCAACAACACAacgatatctataaaagacgttttatgcatctaacatttttaataataaaataaaaatcgaactatatatacaatattttttaagttttaattgtagctACTATTCTTtcgtattaatagaagttgcattatatacattaatttatttatcatgaGGTATACTAAcatattaatcactattaatttgtaaGTTTTAATGATatgatgtatatataaattggaaatatgttataaatagtaaattgaaaaaatataagaatgttaataaaatataatgttatagttctagtaattataaataatatgatatatagaatatcgctattgttctaatatagtaaaatattataccaattactaatattgaaaaatgttaaattttggaaacatatacaattatatattaatgcaaagtaTACAGCAaaagtatgtaataattaatttgaaataatatttttattaggttattatatacatacaaattcacaaatatataatttaaatatattgttattgcgAAATAATATGTTCCAAAATAGttaatttaaaacaacaaaataCGGAAATATTCTACATTGGTTTAAAGGATTATTATTGAGTGCACTAATTGTTCCGTTGTACTATGTAGTTACATAGCAGTGACAATAacaatagtaataacaatagataaagtattaaatacgaaaaatCATTAAATCCATTTGATACACTATATggatataaattcattatatatattattaaggTGTTATCAGATTAAATTGTATGTATACAAgatcaaatgaaatattataacatttatttaagtatGCTTTAATGTGATAACATTAGACTACCAATAccaagcaaaataatattaataattatatacttttacaTTATAGaactaaatatagtttattataaaatataaaaggaaactatatatttataaaagtaataattataagttatttttaatttatacatGAATTAAAAACTTTAATAgtagaaaatataagaaataatTAAACTGTGTAGAATAGGTAAATCTTTATGGCTACatccttgtcttaaaaaagcataaatcccttatctctcctatctaaaaggacaatataataactcatagttttctattacaCTTAAATttcatcaatacttatttatgtgttatatatttaacatttactaagtattattttaaaaactacctacatataaaaacttatttaagcttataaatacgggttcagtgctaatttcCGCTTTAACGGtggaaaaatatggaaaacattataaaattactaaataaagaatacttctaaattggaatatgtaggaataaaaataaagttatagaactcattaaaatgaattatgaatttatatacattcattaaaaagaatataaatttatataatttgcatatagatgtaagtaaaataacttaatttgaaaatactataattttaataaaacagtgGTTTATTGTATTAGAACTAagtatgtaaatatttaatatatttaaaaaaatgactatttatgtactttaaggattatagtaataatataattattatttttttagatttataaagcatttaattttttgaaggacaatcatcaaaatataagatataaatatattccttttctatgttcaaacatactttaaattctttatagaaggacatatatttttataataaagatataccagatgttagtaagaatatcattttttgtataaaattcattacatatatatttaataaaaattgtattaagcaactctctatttaaggtaactTAGCTAATTAGCATAAACACTAATAAAAcctttttttagtaataacattattttattattctatattaatttaattattgaaaaacatataatatatttaactacagacaatTGTCATATATATGGTTATATTATTCCTGTCACATATTGTGGGTAACgtatataaaacagcatGATTTTACTCAACTTACAAATCTAAAATGAAATTTCATCACAATGGATAAAgaagtggtatatgcattttttaataataatagtttcctttacatttttttatattgtattacatataaatatcattaaactttattttaataattatcgtttttattaattgtttttaactGCTTTCTTAGTGTGAAAGGTTCAAGAATGTAAGGGGATGGTTATCCCATGAATTGATTGTAGGAAATATTACAAATATTGATggaaatttgaaaaaatattgtgGTAATGGATCATGTGATGATCCTTTCGGaaaaattaatgctggatgtttatatttgtttgatgAGTTCTTTGCGGGTTTTAAACAGTTTACTTCTGTTGCAAAAAGAAAGATTAATATTGTTGATTACATTTTGATATGGTTAGggtatatgttaaaccttaacaaaattaatgaaaacgGCACTATAGACCTTTTTTatgaaacatatataaataatgatgatacaGATAATAAGTATAATCAGGAAATAGATGATGTTGCTGCTTATACTAgttataaggatcttatagataaaaaagaaaatttgaTGAGTATTGATATTAATgatatgtctaaattttatgatgcatttatattattatgtgacaTGTATATTAAGCTTGAAAAAAACTCAAATTGCGATAATTATTTagaaaaagctaaaaaattTGCTGAAGCATATGATGTACTTAATGAAGATTATTATAATGGTGAAGGCAGCCCCTATAATCAATTATTatctacattatcaaatgattattgtaatttaaaaaataaatgtaatcaATTTCCAACTCTTCCAACATATTCACGAAGATTCGTAATAAAAAGGACACTAATTCCAATTGCATTTATGATTGTTGCAGTATCAATTTTCTTGGGAATTGaatataaggtaaataataaatcaattaaacaatatattcATCACTGATTAAtttgtgaatataaataaattatacattttttaaaatttttatattagtattcgtcacttggatttcggaaacgatctcaaaaacaatgtttaagagaaaaaataaaaaatataatgaagaaaatgattcattaatatatgattcgaatattaataatgattaatatatgttaataagttgtctattgggaagtaatttttgtataatttttatatagtttttatgttgtggaacccatattcgggttagggctaagtattatattgcatttaattttttataacttaaacactaatttaatatatgtaccatccCGTATTCTTAATCAAGAGATGATGCCCAAATATTAAACCCAAAATGGGGATAAGCTAATATGTAATGAATTATGTAACAtgttttataagttataatatatataattgagtgttcatgccgATTTTATATggtcaaaataaaatatagatattgacTATATATGAAATAGTATTATGGAATACCATAAtttcctattatataaaccTTGATAACCCAGatctatattgaattatacatataatgtttctttatttgatgaagattttatttagtaaaacttataatatttgtcattattattattatttaaattatattacgccaattgaactgtaataatagatattcataaaatatagatgcatggaatatcgatcgaggatcgacaatacaacgttatctataaaaggcattttatgcatctaacagttttaataatcaataaaatcATGtacattaataaaaaattaaattataaatatatctatactatccttttaattttcaATTGTATTTAGTATCATTTTATgctaatattttaaattcaaattatagaaatagttttatttacattaatttatttcccataaaggtataacattagattaatcactattaatttgtaaattttaaagatatgaggtatatataaattatatttaaaaatagttaatatatttgaatataaaaatattaataaattttaatattatattttgttctaacaattataaataatatgatagatcgAATACGTTATTATAATACGactatgcatataataaaatactctaccaataattaatattgctATGTTATGTAatcttcatataattaaatattaatattaattttatcgaaagacgcataataatacattatatatttgttaattattCAATTTGGaatttgtagttttatattctaaaaatatggattaatgaaaaaattgttaaatacttaattaatattaaatatcattttattattcaatattaatgcgtattatattattattgttttttgtagaattaataaattatttgaatgtatatacattgataactataacaatataatatataagataaaaatgaactatGTAAAACATttagcaaatatttatttaaatttatatattaaaatagcaatatatcttatctctctcctcttaaaggtaatataacaacctaattaaacatagttttctatcatactttaaaatatcatcagtaggtatatatgtttaatatttactgagcattattttaaaaataacatgcattcaaagacttatttaagcttataagtACGGCTTTAGTgcaaattgttttaaagaatggaaaatatggcaaaatatattataaaattatccaatAGATAATACTTCTCAATTGgaatatgtaggaataaaaatcaagatatttaacgcattaaaatgaattttgaatttatctacattcattaaaaacaatataaatttatataattgcaTAGAAAGGaaacaatgcaacttaatttgaaaatactatatttttaataaaactgtGGTTTATTGTATTAGAAATAAGTATgcaaatatttaatatatttaaaaaaatgactatttatatacttttaaggattatagtaataataggattttgcatttttttagatttatacggcatttaattttttgaaggGATCATAaaaacataagatataaatatattccttttctatgttcaaaaatcctttaaattctttatagaaggatattcatttttataataaagatataccagatgttagtaagaatagtattttttgtataaaattcattacatatatatttaataaaaattgtattaagcaactctctatttaaggtaactTAGCTAATTAGCATATACACAAATATAACATTTCTTTAgtaataacattattttactattccatattattttaattattgaaaaacatataatatatttaactacagacagctGTTATATATTGGGTTAAAGTAATTCGTCACATATTTGGTTCAATGGATATAAAAAGAGAATGATTCTacttaatttaaaaatcaaaaataaccCCCCatcaaaatgaataaaactatggtatatttattttttaataataatattttcctttatattttttgatattgtagtatatataaatatcattaaactttattttataagagtTTCATTAacatgtatttttattatacttttttaaatgtttttttagtgTAAAAAGTTCCAGGATGTAAGGAACGCGATTTCCGATGAATTGggtgataataaaatgtatcaatttaaagataataattttttaaataattattgtgATCATGTTGATTTTTCAAGTAgtttttgtaataataataatatttctcAAAATGATTTGGATAAAATAagtgctggatgtttatatttgttggatGAATTCATTAAGGAATGTGGTGTGGATCCCTCTCTTGCAAAAAATAACATCGACATTGTTGATTACattttgatatggttaatttatatgataaaCCTGAAATATAGTGAAGAATCAAACATTATAATGTGTTTTTCTAgtgcatacatatatgatTGTGATAAGTATACCAAGAAAATAGATGAATTAACTAATAAGAGTTATAAGGATGTTATAGGTGAAAAATGGTATTTGTTGGATATGGATAGTAAAATTGTAcctaaattttataaagcatttaaatcgttatgtgaaatgtatactaaatttgatgaaaataagGAAGATTGCACAAACTATTCGGAAAAAGCTGATAAATTTGTTAAACAATATGAAGAACTTTACGAGGATTATAATAAGACTAAAGATagttcatataaaaaagtaTTGTGTACTTTATCAAccgattatgataatttaataaagaaATGTAATGATACTCAGTGTTGCAAATCTTCACCCCTTCCAACGATAGAAACAGAAAAAATTCCTGAAAATTGTTTTGAAGAAACTTCTGAAAAAACTAATGTAACAGGATATGAAGAATTTTCTGGAGAATTTTCTGGAGAATTTTCTGAGGTTACATTATCAGAATTATCACTAGTaagtaaattatttatagttttatcgatatttggtgcaatagcaatttttttaggaatttcttataaggtaaataataaggaatttaaaaaatattttcattatatatatgcaaacattaacaaaaaatcatacacttcttaacattttatattagtattcgttatttggatttcggaaacgatttcaaaaacaaaaattaagagaaaagctaaaaaatgtaaagaagagaatgaatcattaatatatgattctgAATATGAcgattgatttattttaagaaactgtctatttcgaagtaatttttgatcatagtttttatattgtttttatgttgtaGGTCAGGGTTATGTTTGCGGagcccatattcgggttaggattaaatattatattgtattaattttttataatttgaacattaattaaatatatgtaccatcccatatgtttaatcacaaaATGAAATTCAAAAGcccaaatatgcaaccaaggAGGGGTATAAGCTAATATGAACGGGgttgtataacattttttcataattta
This genomic interval carries:
- a CDS encoding PIR protein: MDKEVCERFKNVRGWLSHELIVGNITNIDGNLKKYCGNGSCDDPFGKINAGCLYLFDEFFAGFKQFTSVAKRKINIVDYILIWLGYMLNLNKINENGTIDLFYETYINNDDTDNKYNQEIDDVAAYTSYKDLIDKKENLMSIDINDMSKFYDAFILLCDMYIKLEKNSNCDNYLEKAKKFAEAYDVLNEDYYNGEGSPYNQLLSTLSNDYCNLKNKCNQFPTLPTYSRRFVIKRTLIPIAFMIVAVSIFLGIEYKYSSLGFRKRSQKQCLREKIKNIMKKMIH
- a CDS encoding PIR protein, which translates into the protein MNKTMCKKFQDVRNAISDELGDNKMYQFKDNNFLNNYCDHVDFSSSFCNNNNISQNDLDKISAGCLYLLDEFIKECGVDPSLAKNNIDIVDYILIWLIYMINLKYSEESNIIMCFSSAYIYDCDKYTKKIDELTNKSYKDVIGEKWYLLDMDSKIVPKFYKAFKSLCEMYTKFDENKEDCTNYSEKADKFVKQYEELYEDYNKTKDSSYKKVLCTLSTDYDNLIKKCNDTQCCKSSPLPTIETEKIPENCFEETSEKTNVTGYEEFSGEFSGEFSEVTLSELSLVSKLFIVLSIFGAIAIFLGISYKYSLFGFRKRFQKQKLREKLKNVKKRMNH